Proteins encoded within one genomic window of Crocosphaera sp. UHCC 0190:
- a CDS encoding N-acetyltransferase — MLIFREEQLGDEAGIREVNLSAFGQTIEADIVDCLRTKSSCQKIAFVAVLDLRIVGYILFTPIIIENSRNILTGMGLAPLAVIPEFQGQGIGSNLTKIALESIKNKGYPFVIVLGEPSYYSRFGFVPAYHYNIISEYQDIPQEALMILEFDIEALKGISGIAKYQPEFSEAV; from the coding sequence ATGCTGATATTTCGAGAGGAACAATTAGGCGATGAAGCAGGAATTAGAGAGGTCAATTTATCAGCTTTTGGACAAACAATAGAAGCTGATATTGTTGATTGTCTAAGAACAAAATCTTCTTGTCAAAAAATTGCGTTTGTTGCTGTCTTAGATTTAAGGATAGTAGGTTATATTCTTTTTACCCCTATTATCATTGAAAATTCAAGGAATATTCTCACAGGAATGGGACTTGCTCCTTTAGCAGTTATTCCAGAATTTCAAGGTCAAGGAATTGGTTCGAATTTAACTAAAATTGCCTTAGAATCTATCAAAAATAAAGGCTATCCTTTTGTAATAGTGTTAGGAGAACCAAGTTATTATTCTCGTTTTGGTTTTGTCCCTGCCTATCATTATAATATCATCTCTGAATATCAAGATATTCCCCAAGAAGCATTGATGATTTTAGAGTTTGATATAGAAGCATTAAAAGGGATTTCAGGGATAGCAAAATATCAACCTGAATTTTCAGAAGCGGTCTAA
- a CDS encoding mechanosensitive ion channel family protein, giving the protein MLFPTNRHLWPIFNSAITWLLVLLMTLAGTGLIMPILAQEKPTAPIILEGRTLFYVSESGQYTAERRANDANNQLQKILAQNQPPITVNLDTTKDVPVIQIQGAYLISVTSNDVPTGRTLQEQAILWKNILEISIRKAEYERTPQYLIKSTIIAIVVLFITFIISWKLGVFWQRFLKPSEKKDGATSPSLTPPSTQPLTAIPQTTSSKINLGFLILLIVIRGIIWICSLFYISHLFPQTREWSQDVIEILKVSLITDIFPLGNDRYSVLDFFILAGLLVGLVLLTQTVSRILKSKLLSATGLNRGVQDTTALIVNYTLIFLGTIVVLQVWGLDLSSLTVFASVLGVGIGLGLQGIAKEFVSGLVLIFERPIQIGDFVEVSGLMGTVERIGVRSTEIRTLDQVSVILPNSRFLESEVINWSHYSPISRLKIPIGVAYGSDLEKVKEVLIETAKSHREVLSMPSPQVFFVEFGDSSLNFSLLVWISKPYKQFQIKSDLYFQLDTKFREEGIEIPFPQQDLNIRSSELPQTISPDLIESLAKLSDSLATWLDKNSQNSNPQDQVKKIDD; this is encoded by the coding sequence ATGTTGTTTCCCACAAATCGTCATCTTTGGCCTATCTTTAACTCTGCGATCACCTGGCTTTTAGTTTTATTAATGACTCTGGCAGGAACAGGCTTAATCATGCCAATTTTAGCACAAGAAAAGCCAACAGCACCCATTATCCTAGAAGGAAGAACCCTCTTTTATGTGAGTGAATCAGGTCAATATACGGCTGAAAGAAGAGCGAATGATGCTAATAATCAACTGCAAAAAATTCTCGCTCAAAACCAACCACCTATTACCGTAAATCTTGATACGACTAAAGATGTTCCTGTGATTCAAATTCAAGGAGCTTATTTAATTTCTGTCACCTCAAATGATGTACCGACAGGTCGTACTTTACAGGAACAAGCTATACTATGGAAAAACATCTTAGAAATATCTATTAGAAAAGCCGAATATGAACGCACACCCCAATATTTAATCAAGTCTACTATTATTGCTATAGTAGTTCTTTTTATTACTTTTATTATCTCCTGGAAATTGGGAGTATTTTGGCAAAGATTTCTGAAGCCATCAGAGAAAAAAGATGGGGCAACCAGTCCATCTTTAACTCCTCCTTCTACCCAACCATTAACAGCAATTCCTCAGACAACTTCTTCCAAGATTAATCTGGGATTTTTGATACTCTTAATCGTAATTCGTGGCATTATTTGGATTTGTTCTTTGTTCTATATTAGTCACCTTTTCCCTCAAACAAGAGAATGGAGTCAAGATGTTATTGAAATTCTAAAAGTTAGTTTGATCACAGATATCTTTCCCCTAGGAAATGATAGATATTCAGTGCTTGATTTCTTTATTTTAGCAGGATTATTAGTCGGTTTGGTTCTCTTGACTCAAACCGTTAGTCGTATTCTTAAATCCAAGTTATTGAGTGCCACTGGATTAAACCGAGGGGTACAAGATACCACCGCTTTAATTGTTAATTATACTCTCATTTTTTTAGGCACTATTGTAGTATTACAAGTTTGGGGACTTGATCTTAGTTCCTTAACAGTTTTTGCCAGTGTTTTAGGGGTAGGAATTGGCCTAGGACTTCAAGGAATTGCTAAAGAATTTGTCAGTGGTTTAGTCTTAATTTTTGAACGACCAATTCAGATTGGTGATTTTGTTGAAGTTAGTGGATTAATGGGAACTGTAGAACGTATTGGTGTCCGCAGTACAGAAATCCGAACTTTAGATCAAGTTTCGGTCATTTTACCTAATTCTCGATTCTTAGAATCAGAGGTGATTAACTGGAGTCATTATAGTCCAATTTCCCGCTTAAAAATTCCCATTGGTGTGGCCTATGGTTCTGATTTAGAGAAGGTCAAAGAAGTTTTAATTGAAACCGCTAAAAGTCATCGGGAAGTCCTATCAATGCCTTCTCCTCAAGTCTTTTTTGTGGAATTTGGCGATAGTTCTCTCAATTTTAGTTTATTAGTTTGGATCAGTAAACCTTATAAACAATTTCAGATTAAAAGCGATCTTTATTTCCAACTTGATACAAAATTTAGAGAAGAAGGAATTGAAATACCTTTTCCTCAACAAGACTTAAACATCCGCTCTAGTGAGCTACCCCAAACTATTTCCCCTGATTTAATAGAATCTCTGGCTAAGTTATCTGATAGTTTAGCAACTTGGTTAGATAAAAATTCTCAGAATTCTAATCCTCAAGATCAAGTCAAGAAAATTGATGATTAA
- a CDS encoding 2Fe-2S iron-sulfur cluster-binding protein, with protein sequence MTNHQKEFSVTLINPKNQSKQTIMVSGNQVILDKAKEQGIDLPACCCAAACTVCTGKVLEGTVEQTAQAVQFLGYPLVDAGYVLTCAAYPTSNCTILTYQEEEIF encoded by the coding sequence ATGACTAATCACCAAAAAGAGTTTTCTGTCACCTTGATCAACCCGAAAAATCAGTCAAAACAGACAATTATGGTGTCTGGGAATCAAGTTATTCTCGATAAAGCCAAAGAACAGGGAATTGATCTTCCTGCTTGTTGTTGTGCGGCTGCTTGTACCGTATGTACGGGAAAAGTCTTAGAAGGAACTGTCGAACAAACAGCCCAAGCGGTTCAATTTTTGGGATATCCTTTAGTGGATGCGGGTTATGTGCTTACCTGTGCGGCTTATCCAACTTCTAACTGTACTATTTTAACTTATCAAGAAGAAGAAATATTTTAA
- the lipB gene encoding lipoyl(octanoyl) transferase LipB, producing the protein MTRSTPTPHRQRPCLLQVLGITPYQVAWERQRSLVEQRIQDPSLDDILLLLEHPPVYTLGTGADVKFLKFDPVTAPWEVHRIERGGEVTYHCPGQLVGYPILNLRYYQPDLHWYLRQLEEVIIQVLKNYQLPGKRREGFTGVWVDGYKVAAIGIKVKRWITMHGFSLNVCPDLTGFQAIIPCGIPDKPVGSLAQFIPHLQLEEIRQKIAEEFAQVFQVKLIENN; encoded by the coding sequence ATGACTCGATCAACTCCTACCCCCCATAGACAACGGCCATGTCTGCTTCAAGTCCTAGGAATCACGCCTTACCAAGTCGCCTGGGAGAGACAGCGATCGCTAGTTGAACAGAGGATTCAAGATCCCAGTTTAGACGATATTTTACTATTATTAGAGCATCCCCCCGTTTATACTTTAGGAACGGGGGCGGATGTAAAGTTTCTTAAATTTGACCCAGTAACTGCCCCTTGGGAAGTCCATCGCATTGAAAGGGGAGGGGAAGTCACCTATCATTGTCCTGGTCAATTAGTGGGTTATCCTATCCTTAATTTACGTTATTATCAACCGGATTTACATTGGTATTTAAGGCAACTGGAAGAAGTGATTATTCAGGTATTAAAAAATTATCAACTTCCCGGAAAAAGGAGGGAAGGTTTCACCGGAGTTTGGGTCGATGGTTATAAGGTTGCTGCCATCGGAATTAAAGTCAAACGTTGGATTACAATGCACGGATTTTCTCTCAATGTTTGTCCTGATTTAACAGGTTTTCAAGCCATTATTCCCTGTGGTATTCCAGACAAACCTGTGGGGAGTTTAGCCCAATTTATCCCTCATCTTCAATTAGAAGAAATTCGTCAAAAGATTGCTGAAGAATTTGCCCAAGTTTTTCAGGTTAAATTGATTGAGAATAATTGA
- the hpf gene encoding ribosome hibernation-promoting factor, HPF/YfiA family, protein MKLLIQGNNIDVTEAIHDYVQQKLENAVKHYQTLTTKVDVHLSVARNARISDKHKAEVTVYANGTVIRAQEGSESLYASIDLVSDKITRQLRKYKERISDHKAQPLAKIGEVIPGKEIDGDLIGDRQPELPPEVVRMKYFAMPPMSIEEAKQQLQLVDHDFYMFCNQDTNEINVIYMRNHGGFGVIQPRESNGNGSENH, encoded by the coding sequence ATGAAGCTTTTAATTCAAGGCAATAATATTGATGTCACGGAAGCCATTCATGATTACGTGCAGCAAAAGCTAGAGAATGCGGTTAAACACTATCAAACTTTAACCACTAAAGTTGATGTTCATCTATCAGTGGCGCGGAATGCTCGCATTTCTGATAAGCATAAAGCAGAAGTAACTGTTTATGCCAATGGCACCGTAATTCGCGCTCAAGAAGGGAGTGAAAGTCTCTACGCGAGCATTGATTTAGTGTCTGATAAAATTACCCGTCAGCTTCGTAAATATAAAGAGAGAATTAGCGATCATAAAGCTCAACCTTTGGCGAAAATAGGAGAAGTGATTCCTGGGAAAGAAATTGATGGGGATTTAATCGGCGATCGCCAGCCAGAATTGCCCCCTGAAGTGGTACGGATGAAATATTTTGCCATGCCACCGATGTCTATTGAAGAAGCGAAACAGCAACTACAATTAGTCGATCATGACTTCTATATGTTCTGCAATCAAGACACCAATGAAATCAATGTGATCTATATGCGAAATCATGGGGGTTTTGGGGTTATTCAACCCCGCGAATCTAATGGCAATGGCAGTGAAAATCACTGA
- a CDS encoding adenosine kinase yields the protein MSRKYHVYGVGNALVDMEFAVTPSLLQELNIDKGVMTLVDEIRQGEIIEKLNGNLCKQSGGGSAANTMVALSQFGAKGFYSCKVAPDEAGIFYLKDLQTCGLDTNVHNGNEEIGTTGKCLVMVTPDADRTMNTFLGISSGLSIAELVPEAIADSEYLYLEGYLVTSPTAQTAAIKAREIAENSGVKTTFSLSDPNMVEFFKEGLLNIIGSGVDVIFANEAEALKMANTTDFSEAIAHFKTLAKGFAITRGSQGSIIFDGQEILEITAYPVKAVDTVGAGDMYAGAFLYGITHGLTYAQAGDLASRASSQIVTSYGPRLATEDLKALLNT from the coding sequence ATGAGTAGAAAATATCACGTTTACGGTGTCGGCAATGCTTTAGTTGACATGGAGTTTGCTGTTACCCCCTCCTTACTCCAAGAATTGAACATTGATAAAGGGGTAATGACTTTGGTTGATGAAATTCGTCAAGGGGAGATTATTGAAAAATTAAATGGTAATCTTTGTAAACAAAGCGGTGGTGGTTCGGCAGCGAATACCATGGTGGCTCTTAGTCAGTTTGGGGCCAAAGGATTTTACTCTTGTAAAGTCGCTCCAGATGAGGCGGGAATTTTCTATTTAAAAGACTTACAAACCTGTGGACTAGATACCAATGTTCACAATGGTAATGAGGAAATCGGAACTACGGGAAAATGTTTGGTCATGGTTACTCCTGACGCTGATCGTACCATGAATACGTTTTTGGGCATTAGCAGCGGTCTTTCCATAGCGGAATTAGTCCCAGAAGCGATCGCAGACTCGGAATATCTCTATCTCGAAGGGTATTTAGTGACTTCTCCTACTGCCCAAACTGCTGCGATTAAAGCGCGAGAAATCGCCGAAAATTCGGGAGTAAAAACTACTTTTTCCCTCTCCGATCCCAATATGGTGGAATTTTTTAAAGAAGGATTATTAAACATTATTGGCTCAGGGGTAGATGTGATTTTTGCGAATGAAGCTGAGGCCCTAAAAATGGCCAACACAACGGATTTTTCTGAAGCGATCGCCCATTTCAAAACCTTAGCAAAAGGGTTTGCCATTACTCGCGGCTCTCAGGGGTCTATTATTTTCGATGGCCAAGAAATTCTGGAAATCACTGCCTACCCTGTGAAAGCGGTTGATACCGTTGGAGCGGGGGATATGTACGCCGGAGCCTTCCTCTATGGTATCACCCACGGACTGACCTATGCTCAAGCCGGAGATTTAGCCTCCCGTGCCTCTTCTCAGATTGTTACTAGCTATGGGCCACGTTTAGCGACAGAAGACTTGAAAGCCCTGCTCAACACCTAA
- a CDS encoding NINE protein translates to MKNRLVAALLALFVGCFGIHKFYLGENLAGIFYLIFSWTFIPSIIAFFEFLGLVLMSDQAFNAKFNYQYITSSQTRFEESSRDKAATLIELKRLYDQGIITAEEFEEKRRKILDSI, encoded by the coding sequence ATGAAAAATAGATTAGTAGCCGCCTTACTTGCTTTATTTGTGGGATGTTTTGGGATTCATAAATTTTATTTAGGTGAGAATTTAGCGGGAATATTCTACTTAATTTTTTCTTGGACATTTATCCCCAGTATTATTGCTTTTTTTGAATTTTTAGGATTGGTTTTGATGTCAGATCAAGCTTTTAATGCTAAATTTAATTACCAGTATATTACCTCTAGTCAGACTCGTTTTGAAGAATCTTCCAGAGATAAGGCGGCAACATTAATTGAGCTTAAAAGGCTTTATGATCAAGGAATCATTACGGCGGAAGAATTTGAAGAAAAAAGAAGAAAAATATTAGATTCTATTTAA
- a CDS encoding helix-hairpin-helix domain-containing protein codes for MSKLPTHQNNNPTWFWLALVPVLGGVAIAYAGQKIKHNNWIWVGLGCVISSFLLSSSEIILIIWLSQIGLAFYLKQNFFSLENPTKESFPGKNIKYSSGRNQEKIDINTCSKDDLVYGLGLPIVYANDIESVRHQGYIFTSVEELSEIAGLPQNYVKKIASLITFTYDLNQELEVSWRRLNAYSQHQLIECGLEQKAAHKIVEERDKNGSYQSVIDVQRRTGIPLSHYQHLI; via the coding sequence ATGTCAAAACTTCCTACTCATCAAAATAATAATCCTACTTGGTTTTGGTTAGCTTTGGTTCCTGTCTTGGGGGGAGTAGCCATTGCTTATGCTGGACAGAAAATCAAACATAATAATTGGATTTGGGTGGGACTTGGTTGTGTTATATCCAGTTTTTTATTATCTTCTTCTGAGATAATTTTAATAATTTGGTTATCCCAAATAGGATTAGCTTTTTATCTAAAGCAAAATTTTTTCTCCCTTGAGAACCCGACTAAAGAATCCTTTCCTGGTAAAAATATCAAATATTCATCAGGAAGAAACCAAGAAAAAATTGATATTAATACCTGTTCTAAAGATGATTTAGTTTATGGTTTAGGACTGCCGATTGTCTATGCCAATGATATTGAATCAGTTCGTCATCAAGGTTACATTTTTACCTCTGTTGAAGAATTATCAGAGATCGCAGGTTTACCGCAGAATTATGTCAAAAAAATCGCTTCTTTAATCACCTTTACCTATGACTTGAATCAAGAATTAGAGGTATCTTGGAGACGCTTAAATGCCTATTCTCAACATCAATTAATTGAATGTGGACTTGAGCAAAAGGCAGCCCACAAAATCGTGGAAGAACGAGACAAAAATGGATCTTATCAATCGGTTATTGATGTACAACGTCGGACAGGAATTCCTCTAAGTCATTATCAACATCTGATTTAG
- a CDS encoding sugar transferase, with amino-acid sequence MTAHTCWTQKSYPKSLIQTESELKYLHPSVHNKLKRAIDIVGALLGLGITSIIAIPIALSMAISDPGPLLYSQIRCGLHGRPFRIWKFRSMVVGADKLKHLVKNEANGHIFKNTNDPRITRLGAFLRRTSLDEFPQFWNVLMGDMSLVGTRPPTVDEVENYETHHWERLNVRPGITGEWQVNGRSAIKDFDAIVEMDVNYQRKWSLGYDLGLILKTLQVVFDKSGAC; translated from the coding sequence ATGACTGCACATACCTGTTGGACTCAAAAGTCCTATCCTAAATCCCTAATCCAAACCGAGTCTGAGTTAAAATATCTCCATCCCTCTGTCCATAACAAGCTCAAACGAGCCATAGATATCGTCGGTGCTTTATTGGGCCTAGGAATCACCAGCATTATTGCGATTCCCATTGCCCTCTCCATGGCGATCTCAGATCCTGGCCCTTTACTTTATAGTCAGATTCGTTGCGGGTTACATGGTCGTCCCTTTCGGATTTGGAAATTTCGCTCTATGGTAGTCGGTGCCGATAAGCTCAAACATTTAGTCAAAAATGAAGCGAACGGACATATTTTTAAAAATACTAATGATCCCCGCATTACCCGTTTAGGGGCCTTTCTTCGTCGTACCAGCTTAGATGAGTTTCCCCAATTTTGGAATGTGTTGATGGGAGACATGAGTTTAGTGGGAACCCGTCCACCCACAGTTGACGAAGTAGAAAACTATGAAACTCACCACTGGGAACGCCTCAACGTTAGACCCGGAATTACAGGAGAATGGCAAGTTAATGGCCGTTCCGCCATTAAAGACTTTGATGCCATCGTTGAGATGGATGTGAATTATCAACGGAAATGGTCTTTGGGCTATGACTTGGGGTTAATCCTCAAAACCTTGCAAGTGGTTTTCGACAAAAGTGGTGCTTGCTAA
- a CDS encoding WecB/TagA/CpsF family glycosyltransferase encodes MKTVKILDVAIHNLSTQELLANLNSQGGVVVTPNVDHLMKLRKDPELRQVYQQSDYRICDSKIIQFASRFLGTPIREKISGSDLFPAFYEYNKDNEEIKIFLLGAKPGIAQQAQEKINEKVGRNIIVDCYSPEFGFEQDEEECQKIIARIQGSGATVLAVGLGAPKQEKWINRYKKQLSNIKTFLAIGATIDFEAGYKPRSPKWMSEAGLEWLYRLLSEPQRLWKRYLIESMPFFGLVFQQKIKMMTTTRMESQSKIKTEKKPSF; translated from the coding sequence ATGAAGACAGTTAAAATTCTCGATGTCGCTATCCATAACCTATCGACTCAAGAGCTTCTCGCTAACCTCAACAGTCAAGGGGGGGTCGTTGTAACACCTAATGTTGATCATTTAATGAAATTACGCAAAGATCCTGAGCTTCGTCAAGTTTATCAGCAGTCTGATTATCGGATTTGTGATAGTAAAATTATTCAATTTGCTTCTCGATTTTTAGGCACGCCAATTCGGGAAAAAATTTCTGGTTCAGATTTGTTTCCCGCTTTCTATGAATACAATAAAGACAACGAAGAGATCAAAATATTTTTGTTGGGAGCTAAGCCAGGAATTGCTCAGCAAGCGCAAGAGAAGATTAATGAAAAAGTAGGAAGAAATATTATTGTTGACTGTTATTCCCCTGAATTTGGCTTTGAACAAGATGAGGAAGAATGTCAGAAAATTATTGCCCGGATTCAAGGTTCAGGAGCCACTGTCCTAGCGGTGGGCTTAGGTGCGCCTAAACAGGAAAAATGGATCAACCGCTATAAAAAACAATTGTCAAATATTAAGACATTTTTGGCTATTGGGGCTACTATTGACTTCGAGGCTGGATATAAACCCCGTTCTCCTAAATGGATGAGCGAAGCGGGACTAGAATGGTTATATCGTCTACTCTCTGAACCTCAGCGTCTTTGGAAGCGTTATTTAATTGAAAGTATGCCATTTTTTGGCTTGGTTTTTCAGCAAAAAATCAAGATGATGACGACTACTCGAATGGAGTCACAATCAAAAATCAAAACCGAAAAAAAACCCTCTTTTTAA
- the coaE gene encoding dephospho-CoA kinase (Dephospho-CoA kinase (CoaE) performs the final step in coenzyme A biosynthesis.): MEKNSKRLIGLTGGIATGKTTVSRYLVDSHHLPVFDADIYAREAVKLNSPILKAIIERYGEIICLENGELNRQKLGEIIFNDLGEKQWLENQIHPYVRKRFKDEIEQSDAPIIVLDIPLLFESKLTYLVTEIWVVYCSLEQQLRRLIERNHLTQDQAIARINSQVSLEEKVKMADVILDNSSTLAHLYQQIDKGLT, encoded by the coding sequence ATGGAAAAAAACTCAAAAAGGCTGATTGGGTTAACGGGTGGTATTGCGACAGGAAAAACAACCGTATCCCGCTATTTAGTTGATAGTCATCATTTACCGGTTTTTGATGCTGATATTTATGCCAGAGAAGCGGTTAAACTCAATTCTCCAATACTTAAAGCAATTATTGAGCGATATGGGGAGATAATTTGTTTAGAAAATGGGGAATTAAATCGTCAAAAGTTAGGAGAAATTATTTTTAATGACTTGGGAGAAAAGCAATGGTTAGAAAATCAAATTCATCCCTATGTAAGAAAACGATTTAAAGACGAAATTGAGCAATCCGATGCGCCCATTATTGTTTTAGATATTCCCTTATTATTTGAATCAAAATTGACTTACTTAGTAACAGAAATTTGGGTTGTTTATTGTTCACTTGAGCAACAACTAAGAAGATTGATAGAAAGAAATCATCTCACTCAAGATCAAGCGATCGCCCGTATTAACAGTCAAGTATCCCTAGAAGAAAAGGTGAAGATGGCTGATGTTATTTTGGATAACTCTTCAACCTTAGCTCATCTCTATCAGCAGATTGATAAAGGGTTAACTTGA
- a CDS encoding zf-TFIIB domain-containing protein, which translates to MKMLICPKCEGELQTIIYENIEVDRCCQCAGIWFDSSEAEELKRRKGSESIDIGKLNWENHQEALDAQIPCPRCEISMIKMLDLDKHPIWYETCAQCRGIWFDSGEFKKFKDNFSKQGLLSKAIKIFRLKK; encoded by the coding sequence ATGAAGATGTTAATATGTCCCAAATGCGAGGGAGAACTTCAGACAATTATCTATGAAAATATAGAAGTTGATCGCTGTTGTCAATGTGCAGGGATTTGGTTTGACTCATCAGAAGCTGAAGAATTAAAGCGTCGTAAGGGTTCCGAAAGTATTGATATTGGTAAACTTAACTGGGAAAATCATCAAGAAGCGTTAGACGCTCAAATTCCTTGTCCTCGCTGTGAAATTTCTATGATCAAAATGCTTGATCTCGATAAACACCCGATTTGGTATGAAACCTGCGCTCAATGTCGAGGAATATGGTTTGATTCTGGAGAATTTAAGAAATTTAAAGACAATTTCTCGAAGCAAGGGCTACTATCTAAAGCCATAAAAATCTTTCGCCTGAAAAAATAG
- a CDS encoding EAL domain-containing protein gives MSNPQDSPSPANILIVDDKQANLRILSTMLEKQGYKVRAVMSGGMAIMAAQTMPPDLILLDIKMPDLDGYEVCQQLKKRSETCQIPVIFLSALQDVADKIKAFQVGGVDYITKPFQFEEVLARVSTHLALRTARYQLQQLNLELEQRVKERTLDLEQAQEQLLYDALHDKLTKLPNRSLFLERVERARKRGQEENNYLFAVLLLDLDRFKVINESDGHAVGDRLLIAISRKLETLVSSADTVARLGGDEFAILLDPIDDVNEALRITQQVKEALTSEFQLQERTVFTSPSIGLALSLPTYESAEEIVRDADIAMARAKQQGRGRYEIFNQEMHLQALKLLDLETDLRQAIERQEFQVYYQPIMTLNPPKLVGFEALIRWQHPDKGFISPVEFIPVAEETGLIIPIGQIVLDQVCCQIQDWQTQFPQATVLKVGVNLSSQQLKNAEIIQQIDETIAKTRLTPKNLKVEITESLLMENTTIATHLLTELKKRSIDICLDDFGTGYSSLSYLHRFPVDTLKIDRSFVNCIGKPEEKLEIIQSIITLAHNLNMDVVAEGIETQAQLDYLRSLDCDLGQGYFFNRPLPPEEAIKLLS, from the coding sequence ATGAGCAACCCCCAAGACTCACCCTCTCCCGCTAATATTTTGATCGTTGATGATAAACAAGCAAATCTCCGTATTTTATCAACAATGTTAGAGAAACAAGGTTATAAAGTGCGGGCAGTGATGAGTGGTGGAATGGCTATCATGGCCGCTCAAACCATGCCCCCAGACTTAATTTTATTAGATATTAAAATGCCCGACTTGGATGGTTACGAGGTATGTCAACAACTGAAAAAAAGATCGGAAACTTGTCAGATTCCTGTGATTTTTTTAAGTGCTTTACAAGATGTTGCCGATAAAATTAAAGCCTTTCAAGTCGGCGGCGTAGACTATATTACCAAACCCTTTCAATTTGAAGAAGTTTTAGCTAGAGTTTCTACGCATTTAGCCCTCAGAACAGCCCGTTATCAACTCCAACAGTTAAATTTAGAACTTGAACAAAGAGTTAAAGAACGTACCTTAGATTTAGAACAAGCCCAGGAACAATTATTGTATGATGCCCTTCATGATAAATTGACAAAATTGCCCAATCGTTCCTTATTTTTAGAACGGGTAGAACGGGCCCGGAAACGTGGTCAAGAAGAAAACAATTATTTATTTGCCGTTTTATTATTAGATCTTGATCGCTTTAAAGTTATTAATGAAAGTGATGGTCATGCCGTTGGCGATCGCCTTTTAATCGCCATTAGTCGTAAACTCGAAACCTTAGTAAGCTCTGCTGATACAGTAGCCCGTTTAGGGGGTGATGAATTCGCTATTTTGCTAGATCCCATTGATGATGTTAATGAAGCCCTCCGCATCACACAACAGGTTAAAGAAGCCCTAACATCTGAGTTTCAACTACAAGAAAGAACCGTCTTTACCAGTCCGAGTATTGGCCTCGCCCTGAGTCTTCCCACCTATGAATCAGCGGAAGAAATTGTGCGAGATGCTGATATTGCCATGGCCCGCGCTAAACAACAGGGACGAGGACGTTATGAGATTTTTAATCAAGAGATGCACCTCCAAGCTCTCAAATTACTAGACTTAGAAACGGATTTACGACAGGCAATTGAGAGACAAGAATTTCAGGTCTATTATCAACCTATTATGACATTAAATCCCCCTAAATTGGTAGGTTTTGAAGCTTTAATTCGTTGGCAACACCCCGACAAAGGTTTTATTTCTCCAGTTGAGTTTATTCCTGTGGCCGAAGAAACAGGCTTAATTATTCCCATTGGTCAAATAGTTCTTGATCAAGTTTGTTGTCAAATTCAAGACTGGCAAACACAATTTCCTCAAGCAACCGTCCTAAAGGTAGGGGTGAATTTATCCAGTCAACAATTAAAAAATGCAGAAATTATTCAACAAATTGATGAAACCATCGCAAAAACTAGACTCACTCCCAAAAATTTAAAAGTAGAAATTACAGAAAGTTTGTTAATGGAAAATACAACCATTGCCACCCATTTGCTGACAGAATTAAAAAAACGCAGTATTGATATTTGTCTTGATGATTTTGGTACGGGTTATTCTTCTTTGAGTTATCTTCATCGCTTCCCCGTTGATACCCTGAAAATTGACCGATCTTTTGTTAACTGTATTGGGAAACCCGAAGAAAAATTAGAAATTATTCAATCAATTATTACCCTCGCTCACAATTTAAACATGGATGTGGTCGCTGAAGGCATCGAAACCCAAGCACAACTGGACTATTTGCGATCGCTTGACTGTGACTTAGGTCAAGGCTACTTTTTTAATCGACCTCTACCCCCGGAGGAGGCAATAAAGTTATTGTCTTAG